From [Chlorobium] sp. 445:
CTTTGCTACCAGCGACCTAATTCGCGACCGCTTAAGAGACGCTGGCATTGAGGTCAAGGATACGAAAGACGGGTCAACATGGAGACTCATAAAGTAGCGCTACAATTCAATTGCTGCAGCACGCGTAAAGTTGGCAAGTCGCAGAAAATCGTTATATTTGTTACTCTATTCTCAAAATTATTCACGAATTGCCATGTCAAAAGTTTGTTTGATTACAGGCAAGAAGCCGGTGTATGGAAATACGGTCTCGCATGCCAACAATCACCGCAGAACGCGCTTTGAGCCAAACTTGCAAGAAAAAACGCATCTGGTTGGAAGAGGAGAAGCGTTGGGTGCGCGTGCGTCTTTCAACAAAAGCCATCAGAACGCTGACAAAGAAAGGTACAGCCATGCTTGCAAAGGCGCTGAAAGCGCGTTAAGGCAAGCACCACTGCCTCGACATTTGCCATAGCAGCACTGCAACTTAACCTCACTCAGTATGACGCCTAAGACGCCTAAGAAAAAGGTTACCATCTACACCGATGGCGCGTGCAGTGGCAATCCGGGCAAAGGTGGCTGGGGTGCAGTGCTGCTCTATGCTGACAAGCAACTCGAACTCTCGGGCTTTGAAGCAGAGACGACCAACAACCGCATGGAACTGCTTGCTGCTATCAAAGCTCTCGAAGCCCTCAAAGAACCTTGCGAAGTTGATTTGTTCAGCGATTCTGCTTATCTCGTCAATGCGTTCGAGCAAGGCTGGATTGAGAGTTGGCAAAAAAATGGCTGGAAAACCGCCAATAAGAAACCTGTGCAGAATCAAGACCTTTGGAAGCGGTTAGTCGAACTCTGCAAGACACATCAGGTTCGTTTTCATAAAGTCAAAGGACACAGCGACAACGAGCACAACAATCGGTGTGATGCTTTAGCGACAGCAGCGATTCGCACTGCTGACTTACGCGCAGATTCATCGCCAGCAGGATTATAGGCCAAATTGATTGCGTCATGTTCATCTCGTAGTGTTTATTCGCTTATCTTGTGGCGTTTGATTGCGCGCTATTTTTTAGATTGCTCTTTTAGATGACTTAGCGCTCAACAAGCGCTTAACAAATAACCAAAGGTTTTACTTGTGCGTTGCGCCATCAAAGTACACCAAGTTGTAGAAGTTGAGCTAAAGGAGTTTTAGTATGCCTGAGGACATTAACAACGCCTCGTCTGCGGAGAATCCCGAAGATGCGTCGCAAAATGTGCCCGAAAACTTAGAGCCGCTGCCTGCCACAAGTGACCCCATGGCAGGGATGTTTCCCAAAAAAGGTCGAGGCATTGGGGCTTTGATTTTTGTTATCTGTGTCTCTGCACTTTTTGGCTATGCGGCGCTGCTCGCCAATTTGCCACGTGAGCGCCCACCAGCCGATGAATTGCCTGCATCAGTGCGCATGCGCCTTTCTGGCTTGCCGCTCAATGCGAATGTGCTGGTCTATCTCGGCTTGAAAGAAATTCGTCAGTCGGAGTTTTGGCAAACCTTTGTGCCCGATTCTCTTAAAGAACAATTGCTTGCCGATACTTCCACAGCTATCGGTCGCTTCGCTAACTTGATGCAATTTAACTTTGCACAAGATGTTGATACCGCTATCTATGCTGAAGTTAATCAGTATGGCGAAATCAATACCTCGCTAGCGATACTTATCGGGCGTTTCAACTCAGCACGCTTTAAGCATCTGGCTGCAACGGCGCTCGATAGCATTCGCTCTGGCGACAGACTCGCTTACCAACTTGACACTGTGCTCTGGTGTGCAAAAGTCAGCGAGAGCGAACTTGCCCTTTCAAGTCATGCAGATGTGCTTGCTAACTATCTTCAACCTAGAGCAAATTTTTGGACGACCGATTCCACGATGACGCCGCTTATTGAGCGCGTACAGCATAAATCTCACTTCTGGTTAGCCTTAGGCTCTGCACGCTGGGCATTTGGGGCTATGCGTGGGCTTACAACCGGCAATCAAGACATGCAAGGCATGGGCAACATTCGCAACATTCGCCAACTTGTGCTCTCGCTTCGACTTACGGATGGCATTGAAGGACAATCGGAATGGATTTATGAAAATCGAGCCGCTGCCTTCTTTGCAGGCGGCTTGATTGGCATCACACTCTGGGTTACAAAGAACTTCAGCCAGCGACAAAGTGAGAGTATTAAGCGCATCGTAGGCGCCATTGAGTTCAAACAAAATCTTGAAGCTCTGATGTTTAGTGCCAATTTTCCTAAAGCCTTGCTGGAAGAACTACGGCAAAGCAAACAAGACTGACTAGGATTTTTCATTTACTATTCAACACAGCTCATCACTAATTAACTTAAACTGCTTGCACATGTTATCAGTCTTTTCACTTCGCTTGCTTGTTAGCTCATTTGTCTTGCTTTACCTCACTGGGTGCGCTGCCAAACCTAATGATACCGCCTTGAAAGTTGGCGATATGGCACCTGACTTTGAACTCAAAGCAGACGATGGGCGCACTGTAAAGCTCTCTGATTACAAGGACAAAACCGTTGTGCTCTTTTTCTACCCCAAAGATGAAACACCGGGCTGCACGAAGGAAGCCTGTGCGTTTCGCGACACCTACGATGACTTCAAAGCTGCTGGCATTGAGGTCTTCGGTATTAGCGTCGATAACATCGACTCACATCAAGCCTTCAAGAAAAAGCAAAATCTCAACTTCACGCTGCTCTCCGATGAGACAAAAGACGTCTCCAAGAAGTATGGTGTCCTTGGTCTGATGGGCTATTCGCAACGCGTTACCTTTCTGATTGGTAAAGGTGGCATCATTAAGAAAATTTTCAAGGATGTCAACCCAGAGCAGCACGCCAAAGAAGTGCTGGAAATTGCAAAAGCGGTGTAACATTGGCGATGCTCTCTTCACATCCTCAATCCCACGGGCTTCAAATCACGCCAGTCTCTGATGCAACAACGGGCGCGAGCACTTACGCTGTTTTGAATGATCCTCTGGATGACACACTATGAGAAAAGTCATCATTTCAAATGGGCGCTTTGAGCTTATCGAAGTGCCTCTTCCTGACTTATGTGACGATGAAGTTGAAATTGAAGTCAAAGCAGCAGGCGTGAATTTTGCAGACATCAAAATCCGAAAAGGCTATACACCGAAACCTGACATTCCGCCGCCCGGCTTTGGCTACGAAGTCGCTGGCATTGTTACACGCACTGGACGCGATGCACATCGCTTTGCAATTGGCGACAAAGTCTTTGCAGTCTCGCACTATGGCGGCGGCTACGCAGAGCGCGTTGTGATGCCCGAGTTTAGCGTCTTTCGCTTACCTGTGCATATGAGTTTCGAGGAAGGTGCCGCATTTCCTGTTGCGTTTCAAACAGCCTATCACTTACTCAAGACTGCTGCACAGGTTCAGCCTGGCAACACCGTTCTCATTCATGCTGCGGGCGGCGCAACCGGCACAGCGCTGGTACAACTTGCCAAACTCTTCGGCTGCCGCATCATCGCACTCTCTAGCTCCGATGAAAAACTCACGCGCGTTGCGGCATTGGGCGCAGATTTTACACTAAATTCTACTCTAGCTAACCTTCATGACCGCATCAAGCAACTTTCGCCAGAAGGCGTGAATGTGATTTTTGATGGCAATGCTGGTGCACACTTTGCTCAAAATTTTGAATGGCTTGCTATGCGCGGTAAAGTGGTGCTCTTTGGTAATAGCGCTGGAATGCCACCGCCGTTCGATCCCTACGACCTTGTCTATCGCTCTGCGCACCTCATTGGGTTTTCCATGCGCTCAATCACCGCAGAACCTGAACTGTATGCACGCACCTACCAAGACCTGCTCTTGTGGCACAAAGAAGGAAAGTGGAAAGCGCAGATTGGTCATCGCTTTAACTTGGCGGATGTACAGCAAGCTCACGACTTACTGGAATCGCGCCAAAGCTATGGCAAAATTATCCTGATACCTTAGTCGTGCGCACCATCTATCGCAGTGGTAACAAAAAAGCCTCAGGATAACCTGAGGCTTTCTCGTTTCTTTTTCAGAAGCACTTCAAAATTCTCAATGCTTTTTATCGCCAAATTGGCAAGCAAAGGTTTGCTGCGCTTCACGACTGCATGTTGCACAGTCGATTTTGAAAAGTACTTCTCGTTGTCA
This genomic window contains:
- a CDS encoding ribonuclease HI, whose protein sequence is MTPKTPKKKVTIYTDGACSGNPGKGGWGAVLLYADKQLELSGFEAETTNNRMELLAAIKALEALKEPCEVDLFSDSAYLVNAFEQGWIESWQKNGWKTANKKPVQNQDLWKRLVELCKTHQVRFHKVKGHSDNEHNNRCDALATAAIRTADLRADSSPAGL
- a CDS encoding thioredoxin-dependent thiol peroxidase, whose product is MLSVFSLRLLVSSFVLLYLTGCAAKPNDTALKVGDMAPDFELKADDGRTVKLSDYKDKTVVLFFYPKDETPGCTKEACAFRDTYDDFKAAGIEVFGISVDNIDSHQAFKKKQNLNFTLLSDETKDVSKKYGVLGLMGYSQRVTFLIGKGGIIKKIFKDVNPEQHAKEVLEIAKAV